The genomic window GCGGCGCGGCTCACTTCGGTCACCTGCTAGCGCTCCCCGGCGTGAGCGCGAACGCGGAACACGTCCGAGAGATCGAAGGGCACGCAAACGCCGTCGCGTTCTTCTTCGAGGCATCGAAACCGTCCCGCCAAGCGAGCGTCATCGAAGCGCTCGGGCCAAAGGTCGCTGGGATGGTGTTCGTCAACGACGTATTCATGAACGCCGACGGTGCGAGCAGAACGCCCACGGCGATCGCCAAGAACCTGGCCGCGCTCAAAGCGCGCCTTGGCCCGAAGCTTGAGGCCGGCGCCATCCCCTACCTCGCCTTCGACGAACCGATGTGGCTCCGTCAGATGGGCGTCTGCGCGAGCGCAGGCCACACGGGCGGCGCCCTGGCAGACTGCAAGGAGAACGGGCCGCGTCCCGAGGTCGTCGCCGAGATGCGCCCTAAACTCGAAGCGTGGATCGACCAGCTCCGCGGCATCAGCACGCAGAAGCTCGCCATCGTCGTGATCGAGGCGCATCCGATGATCCGCGATGCCCTCGAGCTGCCCGTCAACGCCGACGTCTATGGGTACGACTGCTACGAAGACTTCGAGCAATGCAGCCGCGACCGCCGCAACCCGAAGGTCGCCTACTCGAATCGCCAGCTATGGAACGGGCTGAAGGCCCGCATCGAGGACTTCAACAAGCGCTTCGGCGGGCACCGCCGAATGGCCCTCACCGTTCCCACCACCAGGGTGTTCTCGCGAGCGAACGTCCGCGCGGAGACGGGGATGTCGGGCAGCGCGCAGCTCGTCCTCGACCGGCAACTCGCGGCGCCGACCGAACGTCCCGACGCCGCGTCGGCGGCGCTCGCGAAACGTCACCTCGATGAGTTTGCGAGCGATCCGATGACGCTCGTCATCGGGAATTTCATGTGGAACGCCGGCCAAGGGGGCGACGCCATGTGGCTCGGCGCGCGCGCTTTGCCGGAGACGCGAGCCCTTCTTGAGCAGACGGGACGGCGCATCCTCGGCCGAAGCGGCGGGGCCAACGCGACCGCCGGCGCTCCGATCGTCGACTTCGTCGTGCAGAGCGGCGCCATCGCAAAGCGCACGGGAGCTATTTGGACTTGGTCCAGCACCAACGCGACGACGTGCAAGTCGTTGTCCGATGCGAGCCTGCCTCCGCTGGCGCCCAACGGCGCTCTTTATCGTGGGCCCGACGCCGCGCCCACGAGGCTCAGCTACACGATCGCTTGCACGGGGCCCGGAGGCACGACCAAGGCAACGGTGAACTACGCGTCAACACGATAGCGGCGCGCCGCTCCAGGGCGCGGGGTCAGGGCGCGGGAACGGGGTAGATCTCGCCGGTCCAAAGCTCGTTGCCTTGGAAGTCGACGACGCGAGCCTGATACCGCGTGCCCATCTGGAGGCGGCTCGGGTGACCGAGCTGCTTGGTGATCGGTGCAAACACGGGCTGCGTGTACTGTACAGATTTCGTCCAGGTGTCGACCTTGACGGTGACGACCTTCGTCGTGTTGTTCACGGTGGTGCGGACGCTGGTGCTGAGCGCCGGGAACTGCTTGGTGTACGTGAGTTCGAGGCCCATGTAGCAGGCGCGCCCGTCGGGCATGCGAATGCCGCATCCGGGCCGCCAATCAAGCTCGGCCGAGACAGGCGCGAAGTGATGTTTCGCCGTGAGCGCGCCTTCGGCGTCGCTCGTCTCCTCGCTCGTCTCATCGTCGCCGACGCTGGGATCGCCGGAGCAACCGACGGCAAACGGGGACACGGCAACGAGCGCGGCAAGGACGGCGAATCGCATGGGGAAACCTCAGTTGGCGCCTATGTAGCACCAGGTAAGCCCTTGGCGAGCGGAGATCCGCTTTCGGCCCCGTCCGTCGCGGATCACCGCTGCCGCTGAAGGAACGCGACGTCCGCCAGATCTTGCGGGCGGCCCGCCGCGAGCTTGTTTGCGATGAGGTCGTCGCGGGCGATGACAGGACACGCGACGCCGCCAAGGTCGTGGACTTCGCGCCTTGGCCACGCCGCCGCGAACCCAACTCCACTGATCTCGGTCAAGAGCTCGATGCGAAAGGGAGGCTGCCCCATCCGGTAGCCGAAGCCGGGCCGGCTCAGATCGGCCTCCGTCAAGTCGGCCAGAGGCGCCCCAAACGCGCGGAGCGCCGCGATGACCTTGGCGGCGTTCTCGGTCGATGCCTCGATCCAAAGGTCGAAGTCCTTCGTGGCCCTTGGCCGACCAAAGAGACCAACAGCGTGGCCCCCAACGAGCAAGTACTTCGCGTCAGCGCCGTTCAAGGCGGTAAGCAGATCGAGGAAGTCGGGACTCCACGCTGCCGCCATCGGATCCTCCGTACTGAGCCACGCTTAGCTCCCACACGAGCGCGAGGCGCTCGACCGGCGTGAATGCCGCCCACTCACGCTCGGCGTCGACTTCGAGGCGCGCGAGCGCGTCGGGGCCGCGGAAGACCTGACCTTGCCAAGTCTCTTGCCGTGCTCGCCGCCGCGCGGCCGCGTCGTCCATTGGGGAAAGGTAGCCGAAAGGCGGGCGAGCCGCACGCTCTGGGCTGCGGCAATCCGTTCCTCGAACTGTCTGGCAGCGGCCGCCGGTATCGGAACCGGTTGGCGCGCGCGCCTTCATCGAAACCGGTAGACCGTGCGATCCGTGTCAGCGTGAACCTGCTCGGCGCCGAGCGCCGTCAAGAGCGCGTGGCGGCGCGCGCCTAAGACGTCAGCCGCTTGTCCCCGGCGGCCGGCGGCTAGCTCGAGGGCCGCGCGATGGCCCACGAAATACCGGTAGTTTCCGTCGTGAAGCGCCGCGCGCATGACGCGCTGCTCATCCAAAGACCACGCACCTTCGCCGCCTTCGAGGTCCACCAGGGCGCGATGCAACGGGGCGTCGACGAACGACTTCTCGCGCACCGGCAGCCGCGACTGCCGCGCGATGGACACGGGCCGCCGATGGTGGAGCTGCTCCCACTGGCCGAGCACGTGATCCGTGAAGACGGCGACAGCGCCCGGCTCGTCGCGCATG from Myxococcales bacterium includes these protein-coding regions:
- a CDS encoding nucleotidyl transferase AbiEii/AbiGii toxin family protein, with product MAAAWSPDFLDLLTALNGADAKYLLVGGHAVGLFGRPRATKDFDLWIEASTENAAKVIAALRAFGAPLADLTEADLSRPGFGYRMGQPPFRIELLTEISGVGFAAAWPRREVHDLGGVACPVIARDDLIANKLAAGRPQDLADVAFLQRQR